From Stenotrophomonas sp. SAU14A_NAIMI4_8:
TCGGCGGCCATGCTGGCCGGTGCAGCGGCAGCGGGCGGCGCGGCCAGGGCAACGGCCGGCGCGGCCAGGGCGATCAGCAGGGCAACGGCAAGACGGGTTTTCACAAGCACAGGTTCCCGGGAAGGCAGACCCCGATGATCGCACCGCCAGCCCCGTGCAGGCATGGGACGAAGGTCCTGCCTGATGAGTAGATCCACGCCATGCGTGGATGCGCCGGGGATCCTGACGGGGGTCAGAGCCCTTTCCTGCGGAAAGGGATCCGACCCCGGCCCTCAATGGCTGGCTTTGTCGCGCTTCCAGCCGCGGTGCTTGATGTCCAGGTGCAGGCTGTACAGCGCGGTGAACGCCGGGAACAGGTTCTGCAGCACGCCCACCGAATCCTGCTTGGCCGAAAACAGGAAGTAGCTGAGCGTCATCAGGCTGCCGACCACGCTCATGTACCAGAACAGGCGCGGGATGACCGGCTTGCCCGCCCGCTTGGAAGCCACGAACTGCACCAGCCAGCGGCCGCCGAACATCAGCGCGCCGGTGTAGCCGATCAGCTTCCAGCCGGTCACGTGCAGGCCGGTCCAGTACAGCCAGGTCAGCGGTTGGTCCAGCCAGTGCAGTTCCATCAACGCTCCTCCACCGCAGTGCGCTTGCTGCGGGTGATCAGCCACGCCACGCCGCGCAGGTCGCGGATGCCGACCAGCGCGCGGCCCAGGTTGTTGTACTTGGAAACCCCAGCGGTGCGGTGGCGATGGTTCACCGGCACGCTGGTGGTCTTCCAGCCTGCCCGCTGCATCAGCGCCGGCAGGTAGCGGTGCATGTGGTCGAAGTACGGCAGGTCGAGGAAGGCGGCGCGTTCGAACAGCTTGATGCCGCAGCCGGTATCGGGGGTGTCGTCGCGCAGCATGCGCGCGCGGATGGCGTTGGCCCAGCGGCTGGCCCAGCGCTTGCTGCCGCTGTCCTGGCGGTTCACCCGCCAGCCGGCGAACAGTTTCACCTGCGCATCGGCGGCGGCGCGGGCGGCCAGCAGCTTGGGAATATCGGCCGGATCGTTCTGGCCATCACCATCCAGGGTGGCGATCCACGGCGCGCGCGCATGCTTCACCCCGGTGCGCACGGCGGTGCTCTGCCCGCTCTGGCTGACATGGTGCAGCACCCGCAGTTCCGGGGTGGTGGCCTTCAGACCCTGCAGCACGGCCAAGGTGTCGTCGCGCGAATGGTCGTCGATGTAGACGATCTCGAACGGCAGATGGCCGCGCAGGGCGGCAGTGATCTCGGCCACCAGCGGGGCGACATTGTCGCGCTCGTTGAACACCGGAACGACAACGGAAAGCTCAGGTTGGCTCATGGGGCACTCGGCCAAGAGGGAAACAAAGACCGCGCATTGTCCGCAGCCGAGGTTATCCGAAGATGAACCCGGCTGCGTGAGGAGCCTTCCTCAGGCGCGATCGCCAAAGTACTCGCGGCACCACTGCACCACCGGCGGCAGCCCCTGTTCGATCGGGGTGACCGCGTCGAAGCCGAATGCGTCATGGGCGCGCCGGGTGTCGGCCATGGTGCGCACCATGTCGCCGGGCTGCATGGGCTTGTAGACCTTCTGCGCCGGGCGCCCGGCCGCCTGTTCGATCACACCGATGAAGCGTTCCAGCTCGACCGGAGTGTGGTTGCCCAGGTTGAACACGCGGTGCGGCACCGGTTCGGTGGACGGGTGCGCGAGGGCGCCGAGGATACCGGCCACGATGTCGGAAACATGTGTGAAGTCGCGCTGCATGCGCCCTTCATTGAACACATCGATGGGGCGGCCGGCCAGCACTGCGCGGGAGAACAGCAGCGGCGCCATGTCCGGGCGGCCCCACGGGCCATACACGGTGAAGAAGCGCAGGCCGGTGGCATGCAGGCCGTACAGCTGCGCATAGGTGTAGGCCATCAGCTCGTTGGCGGCCTTGGTGGCCGCGTACAGCGAGCGCGGCTGGTCCACGCGCTGGTCTTCGGAGAACGGCGGCGTGGCCGAATCACCGTACACCGAGCTGCTGGAGGCGTACACCAGGTGCTGCACGCCCCGGTGGCGGCACAATTCCAGCATG
This genomic window contains:
- a CDS encoding glycosyltransferase family 2 protein: MSQPELSVVVPVFNERDNVAPLVAEITAALRGHLPFEIVYIDDHSRDDTLAVLQGLKATTPELRVLHHVSQSGQSTAVRTGVKHARAPWIATLDGDGQNDPADIPKLLAARAAADAQVKLFAGWRVNRQDSGSKRWASRWANAIRARMLRDDTPDTGCGIKLFERAAFLDLPYFDHMHRYLPALMQRAGWKTTSVPVNHRHRTAGVSKYNNLGRALVGIRDLRGVAWLITRSKRTAVEER
- a CDS encoding NAD-dependent epimerase/dehydratase family protein, with translation MTLLLTGAAGFIGAYTARALLEQGQAVVGLDNFNDYYDPQIKRDRVAALCPTLDLRTLDLTDREGLAALFDEVQPSAVIHLAAQAGVRYSLENPHAYVDSNLTGFVNMLELCRHRGVQHLVYASSSSVYGDSATPPFSEDQRVDQPRSLYAATKAANELMAYTYAQLYGLHATGLRFFTVYGPWGRPDMAPLLFSRAVLAGRPIDVFNEGRMQRDFTHVSDIVAGILGALAHPSTEPVPHRVFNLGNHTPVELERFIGVIEQAAGRPAQKVYKPMQPGDMVRTMADTRRAHDAFGFDAVTPIEQGLPPVVQWCREYFGDRA
- a CDS encoding lipid-A-disaccharide synthase N-terminal domain-containing protein — its product is MELHWLDQPLTWLYWTGLHVTGWKLIGYTGALMFGGRWLVQFVASKRAGKPVIPRLFWYMSVVGSLMTLSYFLFSAKQDSVGVLQNLFPAFTALYSLHLDIKHRGWKRDKASH